From Pelosinus fermentans DSM 17108, the proteins below share one genomic window:
- a CDS encoding polysaccharide biosynthesis protein, which translates to MTLFDNKVIVITGGTGSLGKVLTHRLLQKELGSPRKIIIFSRDEAKQHAMRIEYQHKSKATDEVVYDNFARLIEFRIGDIREYHSVCSVLRDADIVINAAALKQVPSCEYFPYEAVLTNVLGAENIIRAIREHKLSIETVVGVSTDKACKPVNAMGISKALQERLFIAANVTIPQTRFICVRYGNVLASRGSVIPLFHEQIKHGGPVTITIKEMTRFLLPLESAVDTIFAALEGAQPGEIYIPKIPAARIVDVAKAMMRDRNISIKYTGIRPGEKVHEILVSEEEAWRTYDRGNYYAIKPMLPELIKTDPGLQALSKEYSSGDFVMTSAETLALLTKHRLLIGQEDKTDGEFLR; encoded by the coding sequence ATGACGCTATTCGATAATAAAGTGATTGTCATTACCGGTGGTACGGGTTCACTGGGTAAAGTGTTAACTCATCGGCTCTTACAAAAGGAACTCGGTTCCCCTCGGAAGATTATCATCTTCTCGCGAGATGAAGCGAAACAGCACGCTATGCGGATAGAATACCAACACAAAAGCAAGGCTACCGATGAGGTGGTTTATGACAATTTTGCCCGACTAATTGAGTTCAGAATCGGGGACATCCGTGAGTATCATTCCGTTTGCTCCGTTTTAAGGGACGCGGACATTGTCATAAATGCCGCCGCCCTCAAACAGGTGCCTTCTTGTGAGTACTTTCCCTATGAAGCGGTATTGACCAATGTGCTTGGCGCGGAAAATATCATCCGGGCGATACGTGAACATAAGCTTTCCATAGAAACGGTGGTTGGAGTCTCTACGGATAAAGCCTGCAAGCCAGTGAATGCCATGGGTATCTCCAAGGCCCTCCAAGAGCGGCTATTTATTGCTGCCAATGTGACCATTCCCCAGACGAGGTTTATTTGCGTACGCTATGGCAATGTGCTAGCATCCAGGGGTTCTGTAATTCCCCTGTTCCATGAGCAAATCAAGCATGGCGGCCCTGTTACAATTACGATCAAGGAAATGACCAGGTTCTTATTGCCCCTGGAAAGTGCGGTTGATACCATTTTTGCCGCCCTCGAAGGAGCTCAGCCCGGTGAAATTTATATACCGAAAATTCCCGCGGCCCGTATTGTCGATGTGGCCAAAGCCATGATGAGAGACAGAAATATATCCATAAAATATACTGGCATTCGTCCGGGAGAAAAGGTGCATGAAATTCTCGTTTCGGAAGAAGAGGCCTGGCGGACCTATGATCGTGGCAATTATTATGCAATCAAGCCGATGCTTCCCGAATTGATTAAAACAGATCCGGGGCTACAGGCGTTATCAAAAGAATATAGCTCCGGTGATTTTGTCATGACTTCTGCAGAAACGTTGGCCTTATTGACAAAACACCGTTTGTTGATTGGTCAGGAGGATAAAACAGATGGAGAATTTTTGCGATGA
- a CDS encoding dTDP-4-dehydrorhamnose reductase family protein: MRKVLILGGSGMLGHALFRFLSEAVNLDVYTTVRSAHELSRWLPPDMMKKVRSNVDVQQIESLANVFAEVKPDILVNCIGIIKQVPEAKDPLTTITVNALLPHRIALLCGAAGTRMIHISTDCVFNGEKGVYTEQDVSNADDLYGRTKYLGEVTYPHCITLRTSIIGHELKGKYGLVEWFLSQKEKVRGFRKVLYSGFPTIELSRIIRDYIIPRPELTGLYHLSANPISKYELLKLISVQYEKKITIEPEDSIRLDRSLDSSTFLSLTGYNPPTWPELVRDMYNDYSQKSKRKDTAKGE, from the coding sequence ATGAGAAAGGTACTGATCTTGGGAGGGTCGGGGATGCTAGGGCATGCCTTGTTTCGCTTTCTTTCCGAGGCTGTGAATCTTGATGTCTATACTACAGTCCGCTCTGCGCATGAATTATCGCGTTGGCTTCCTCCGGATATGATGAAGAAGGTACGCAGTAATGTAGATGTGCAGCAAATAGAGAGTCTTGCAAATGTTTTTGCTGAAGTGAAGCCAGATATCCTAGTGAATTGCATTGGCATCATTAAACAAGTGCCGGAGGCCAAAGATCCGCTCACAACAATTACCGTTAACGCATTACTTCCGCACCGTATTGCTTTGCTGTGCGGCGCGGCTGGTACGCGCATGATTCATATCAGTACGGATTGCGTTTTTAATGGAGAAAAAGGAGTTTATACGGAACAGGATGTTTCGAATGCCGATGATCTTTATGGACGAACAAAATATCTTGGTGAGGTAACTTACCCGCATTGTATTACCCTGCGCACTTCTATAATCGGGCATGAATTGAAAGGAAAATACGGATTGGTCGAATGGTTCCTGAGCCAAAAAGAAAAGGTGCGTGGTTTTAGAAAGGTCCTTTATTCCGGCTTCCCAACCATTGAACTTTCACGCATTATCAGGGATTACATCATTCCCCGTCCGGAACTGACGGGGCTTTACCACCTATCCGCCAATCCAATCTCAAAATATGAGCTACTGAAACTCATCAGTGTCCAGTATGAAAAGAAAATTACCATTGAACCGGAGGACAGTATTCGACTTGATCGATCATTGGACTCTTCGACGTTTCTCTCCCTCACGGGCTATAACCCGCCAACTTGGCCGGAACTGGTACGTGACATGTATAACGATTATTCGCAAAAATCCAAACGAAAAGATACGGCCAAGGGGGAATAA
- a CDS encoding methyl-accepting chemotaxis protein — protein sequence MFERNSLRTKLIVFFILFAVIPAAIGGAISIYKSVITTKEAAIHSNNNTASQIAKQIEIMLDDSTGMTEGLAASPTARSLEGIALRDMIINFQQKNPQFELIYVMDASGMQVARTAGTLANRADRPYFIEAMKGNTFFTDIYISSFTNAPSITISVPIKNSAGTILGVFAADIGLQSLWAIADNVKVGKNGYVEIVDHNGVVIAYPDHEKVLKKESFAAIEYVKKVIEGQTGSIETISSRGDKTISAFTPVPKYQWGVIVNEPLKDVYDGAITASYIIIGILLISLVLAAVTAFYIARSIVTPLQKVVHSVELVAGGDLSHTLVADGVLEVNQLVQGVNQMTVALRKIILHTASVAESVAASAEELTASATEVGRASEEVTATIQDVAQSATTQVRLSDESSTIIMEMQAGIADAVQAACEVAGVSERSEQSAEGGLKQVNHAVQLMNNIRQDVGDAAEKINILGEKSRQIGQIVEVITNIAGQTNLLALNAAIEAARAGEQGRGFAVVADEVRKLAEQSQEAAKEIAEIIGAIQSETVQAVDAMDKGSKEVGEGVKVVSASKVAFEEIYVDVKEMRRQVDSILALMDLQLTGSGQVGQSITGIADASRTNAASSQEVAAASEEQNASVHEIVTAVSGLATMASELQEVVHKFKV from the coding sequence ATGTTTGAAAGAAATAGTTTAAGAACAAAGTTAATCGTATTCTTTATTTTATTTGCAGTTATTCCTGCGGCTATTGGTGGAGCAATCAGTATCTATAAAAGTGTAATCACGACTAAAGAGGCGGCGATACATAGCAACAATAATACAGCTTCGCAGATTGCCAAGCAAATTGAAATTATGCTAGATGACTCAACGGGAATGACTGAAGGATTGGCTGCAAGTCCGACAGCGCGTTCTTTAGAAGGAATTGCCTTACGTGATATGATTATAAATTTTCAACAAAAAAATCCTCAATTTGAATTGATCTATGTAATGGATGCAAGCGGTATGCAGGTTGCAAGAACAGCTGGTACGTTAGCGAATCGTGCAGATAGGCCTTATTTTATAGAAGCAATGAAGGGGAATACATTTTTTACCGATATTTATATATCTTCTTTTACTAATGCTCCTAGTATAACAATATCTGTGCCAATTAAGAATTCAGCAGGAACAATTCTGGGAGTTTTTGCTGCTGATATTGGTTTGCAAAGTCTCTGGGCAATTGCAGATAATGTTAAGGTGGGAAAAAATGGTTATGTTGAGATTGTCGATCACAATGGTGTAGTGATTGCTTATCCAGATCATGAAAAGGTCTTGAAAAAAGAAAGCTTTGCAGCAATTGAATATGTAAAAAAAGTAATAGAAGGTCAAACAGGATCAATAGAGACCATTTCAAGCCGTGGTGACAAGACAATTAGTGCTTTTACTCCAGTACCCAAGTATCAATGGGGAGTCATTGTAAATGAACCGCTAAAAGATGTTTATGATGGGGCTATCACAGCGTCATATATTATTATTGGGATCTTGCTGATTTCTCTAGTTTTGGCTGCGGTCACAGCGTTTTATATAGCTCGCAGTATTGTTACTCCGCTGCAGAAAGTAGTTCATTCCGTTGAATTAGTAGCAGGAGGCGATTTATCGCATACATTAGTTGCAGACGGAGTTTTGGAAGTGAATCAATTAGTGCAAGGTGTTAACCAGATGACGGTTGCTTTGCGGAAAATTATTTTGCATACAGCTTCAGTTGCCGAATCTGTAGCTGCTTCTGCAGAAGAGTTGACGGCATCAGCTACTGAAGTAGGCAGAGCCTCAGAAGAAGTAACAGCCACAATTCAGGATGTAGCTCAAAGTGCTACTACTCAAGTGAGGTTATCTGATGAATCTTCTACTATTATAATGGAAATGCAAGCAGGTATTGCGGATGCTGTTCAAGCGGCCTGTGAAGTGGCTGGCGTTTCAGAAAGAAGTGAACAGTCAGCTGAAGGTGGTCTTAAACAAGTGAATCATGCTGTTCAATTGATGAATAATATTCGTCAAGATGTGGGTGATGCAGCAGAAAAAATAAATATTCTTGGTGAGAAGTCAAGGCAGATTGGACAAATCGTTGAAGTAATTACAAATATTGCAGGACAAACCAATCTGTTGGCGTTGAATGCTGCAATTGAAGCTGCAAGAGCAGGTGAACAAGGACGTGGTTTTGCAGTGGTAGCAGATGAAGTGCGAAAACTGGCTGAGCAATCCCAAGAAGCTGCAAAAGAAATTGCTGAAATTATCGGTGCAATCCAAAGTGAGACAGTGCAAGCGGTAGATGCAATGGATAAAGGCAGCAAAGAAGTAGGAGAAGGCGTTAAGGTCGTTTCTGCTTCAAAAGTAGCATTTGAGGAAATTTATGTAGATGTAAAGGAAATGCGAAGACAGGTAGATAGTATCTTAGCACTGATGGATTTGCAGTTAACTGGAAGTGGACAAGTTGGTCAATCCATCACTGGCATTGCTGATGCATCAAGAACCAATGCTGCGAGTTCTCAAGAAGTGGCAGCAGCGAGTGAAGAACAAAATGCCTCTGTACATGAAATCGTGACAGCTGTTTCTGGTTTAGCAACAATGGCTAGTGAGTTACAAGAAGTAGTGCATAAATTTAAAGTATAA